One window of the Salvelinus alpinus chromosome 13, SLU_Salpinus.1, whole genome shotgun sequence genome contains the following:
- the LOC139536970 gene encoding zinc finger and BTB domain-containing protein 20-like: MTERIHNINLHNFSNSVLGTLNEQRNRGHFCDVTVRIHGSMLRAHRCVLAAGSPFFQDKLLLGYSDIEVPSVVSVQSIQKLIDFMYSGVLRVSQSEALQILTAASILQIKTVIDECTRIVSQNVGLAGPGGFPVNPGDSGQETPRGTPESGTSGPSSDAESVYMQATSQQSLERAYTSHYSYSGLSLQNGTRERSHYVTSMTTSYDPALGTQKDQHDQDPPWITRIHERSQQMERFLSTPETTHCRKQPRPVRIQTGGVHIKQEAEDEYSSYGMDECTGDTDHVEGVESEPKGESFDSGVSSSIGTEPDSVDQQQYLLGFGREGVGEGQQCEGTPVQIDVNDSSPEQMHEMEDRGTSHGTSDSNMLQPLPNPIMAQSLPSAPLYMRQAESLTSNLRMPLTMTSNTQVMGTASNSYLPNLFATQSASNNKPFLFSLPQSMGGQQPQFVAVPPPSMPPFSQQLMVQQQAAREQQQAAQMGQGEKKPYECTLCTKTFTAKQNYVKHMFVHTGEKPHQCSICWRSFSLKDYLIKHMVTHTGVRAYQCSICNKRFTQKSSLNVHMRLHRGEKSYECYICKKKFSHKTLLERHMALHSTGGAITGLSGAAGAGGPVSIPMAVPEPGAGVVALAMPVSGGAGIGGGVGTGVGVAAEASCQEGTTYVCSVCPAKFDQIEHFNDHMRMHVSDG; this comes from the exons ATGACCGAGCGCATTCATAACATCAATCTCCACAACTTCAGCAATTCTGTACTTGGGACCCTCAATGAGCAGCGCAACCGCGGGCACTTCTGTGACGTGACTGTTCGGATCCATGGAAGCATGCTGCGAGCCCACCGCTGCGTGCTGGCCGCTGGGAGCCCCTTCTTTCAGGACAAGCTGCTCCTGGGCTACAGTGACATTGAGGTCCCCTCGGTGGTCTCGGTGCAGTCCATCCAGAAGCTGATAGACTTCATGTACAGCGGGGTCCTGCGGGTTTCCCAATCGGAAGCTCTCCAGATCCTCACTGCTGCCAGCATCCTGCAGATCAAAACGGTCATCGATGAGTGCACCCGCATCGTGTCCCAGAATGTGGGCCTGGCCGGGCCAGGGGGGTTCCCTGTCAACCCAGGGGACTCTGGGCAGGAGACTCCCCGGGGCACACCGGAGTCAGGCACCTCTGGGCCCAGCAGCGATGCAGAGTCAGTGTACATGCAGGCCACGTCCCAGCAGAGCCTAGAGCGAGCGTACACATCGCATTACTCCTACTCCGGCCTTTCACTGCAGAATGGAACCCGTGAGCGCTCCCACTACGTAACCAGTATGACAACAAGCTACGACCCAGCCCTGGGCACGCAGAAGGACCAGCATGACCAGGACCCGCCGTGGATCACCCGCATCCATGAGAGATCACAGCAGATGGAACGCTTTCTATCCACTCCTGAGACCACCCACTGCCGCAAGCAGCCCCGACCGGTACGCATACAGACAGGAGGCGTTCACATAAAGCAGGAGGCAGAGGACGAgtacagcagctatggtatggatgaGTGCACAGGAGATACAGACCACGTTGAGGGTGTGGAGAGTGAGCCGAAGGGTGAAAGCTTTGACTCAGGGGTAAGCTCCTCCATTGGTACTGAGCCAGACTCCGTGGATCAGCAGCAGTACCTGCTTGGCTTTGGGAGGGAAGGGGTTGGAGAGGGGCAACAGTGCGAGGGGACCCCAGTGCAGATCGATGTCAATGACTCCTCCCCAGAGCAGATGCATGAGATGGAGGACAGGGGCACATCCCACGGCACTAGCGACAGTAATATGTTGCAGCCCCTGCCCAACCCAATCATGGCCCAGTCCCTGCCAAGTGCCCCACTCTATATGCGTCAGGCCGAATCCCTTACCAGCAACCTGAGGATGCCGCTCACCATGACCAGCAACACCCAGGTAATGGGCACGGCCAGCAACTCCTACCTGCCCAACCTCTTTGCCACACAGTCGGCCAGCAACAACAAACCCTTCCTCTTCAGCCTGCCACAGTCCATGGGAGGCCAACAGCCCCAGTTTGTGGCCGTGCCGCCCCCTAGTATGCCCCCATTCTCTCAGCAGTTGATGGTACAGCAGCAGGCAGCGCGGGAACAGCAACAGGCGGCCCAGATGGGACAGGGGGAGAAGAAGCCCTATGAGTGCACTCTATGCACTAAAACCTTTACTGCTAAACAGAACTATGTCAAACACATGTTTGTGCACACTG GTGAGAAACCACATCAGTGCAGCATCTGCTGGCGCTCGTTCTCCCTGAAGGATTACCTAATCAAACACATGGTCACACACACAGGGGTGCGTGCCTACCAGTGCAGCATCTGCAACAAACGCTTCACCCAAAAGAGCTCCCTCAACGTCCACATGCGGCTGCACCGTGGAGAGAAGTCCTATGAGTGCTACATCTGCAAGAAGAAGTTCTCTCACAAGACCCTGCTGGAGAGACACATGGCTCTGCACAGCACAGGGGGCGCCATCACAGGGCTGTCCGGGGCAGCAGGCGCCGGTGGCCCCGTCTCCATTCCCATGGCCGTGCCCGAACCCGGCGCCGGAGTGGTGGCCCTCGCCATGCCCGTCAGCGGAGGCGCCGGAATAGGGGGTGGGGTCGGAACAGGAGTGGGTGTGGCTGCGGAGGCAAGCTGCCAAGAAGGGACCACCTATGTGTGCTCCGTCTGCCCTGCCAAGTTCGACCAAATTGAGCACTTCAATGACCACATGCGAATGCACGTCTCTGATGGATAA